Proteins co-encoded in one Enterobacter sp. R4-368 genomic window:
- a CDS encoding IclR family transcriptional regulator — MPDEKPSRARGVDRVIDIFRQLHIARQPMAMRDLIDATGAPRSSVYELVNLLSEAGLLELDAEGAVFFGREMHYYGADYMAHNDLIRRSHQLMVEIVARHGETVQLCMLEGNKYTVVLSESNAHPFKITSDVGVRVPIPWTATGRLLLSNWSDSAILDLIPEEDYRLASGQVLDKQAFLDDIHRAGQQGYCLTEGLSESFTCCMAAPIRSRSGQAVAAICFMVSRDTPEERRQMLLNELIVSGQKLSDFT; from the coding sequence ATGCCGGACGAGAAGCCATCGCGGGCGCGCGGTGTTGACCGGGTTATCGACATTTTTCGCCAGTTGCATATCGCTCGTCAGCCCATGGCGATGCGCGATTTGATCGACGCCACCGGCGCGCCGCGTTCCAGCGTATATGAACTTGTTAACCTGCTGAGTGAGGCCGGGTTGCTTGAACTGGATGCCGAAGGCGCGGTGTTCTTCGGCCGTGAAATGCACTATTACGGTGCGGACTACATGGCCCATAACGATCTGATCCGCCGCTCACATCAGTTAATGGTTGAGATCGTTGCCCGTCATGGCGAGACGGTGCAGCTCTGTATGCTGGAAGGGAATAAGTACACCGTCGTGCTGTCGGAAAGTAATGCCCATCCGTTCAAAATCACCTCAGATGTCGGGGTGCGAGTACCGATTCCGTGGACTGCCACCGGTCGCCTGCTGCTCAGTAACTGGTCGGATAGTGCCATTCTCGATCTCATTCCCGAAGAGGACTACCGTCTGGCGAGCGGGCAAGTCCTCGACAAACAGGCCTTCCTCGATGATATCCATCGTGCCGGACAGCAGGGATATTGCCTGACGGAAGGCTTATCAGAGAGTTTTACCTGCTGTATGGCCGCACCGATTCGTTCCCGAAGCGGGCAAGCCGTCGCCGCAATCTGCTTTATGGTGAGTCGCGATACGCCGGAGGAGCGCCGTCAGATGTTGCTCAACGAGCTGATCGTTTCCGGGCAAAAATTATCGGATTTCACCTGA
- a CDS encoding NmrA family NAD(P)-binding protein encodes MSILITGATGRVGRHIVNQLLRRGADFRVLTRDPAKAGFAENVEVVKGDMLDIDALRAAFSGIKTLFLLNAVTSDEYTQTMITLNIARECGVERVVYLSVFGAEVAVNVPHFAVKYGAERMLNAMDFSATILRPTYFIDNEAMIKDVVMNHGVYPMPIGGIGLAMVDTRDIAEVAAIELIRRDRASEKLPVETINLVGPDTLTGESAAAVWSEVLGREIIYGGDNPGAFEASMAEFMPKWMAYEMRLMAERYVSHGMLPQDGDRERLVTLLGRPLHTYRDVVTALAAQ; translated from the coding sequence ATGTCCATCCTGATCACCGGAGCTACCGGCCGCGTCGGCCGCCATATTGTTAACCAGCTTCTTCGCCGCGGCGCCGATTTCCGCGTGCTGACCCGTGACCCCGCAAAGGCCGGTTTTGCCGAAAATGTGGAGGTTGTGAAAGGCGATATGCTGGATATCGACGCCTTGCGCGCCGCCTTCAGCGGCATCAAGACGCTGTTTTTACTGAATGCGGTCACGAGCGACGAATATACCCAGACGATGATTACCCTCAACATTGCCCGCGAGTGCGGCGTTGAACGTGTGGTTTACCTCTCTGTCTTTGGCGCCGAGGTTGCCGTGAATGTGCCGCACTTCGCCGTGAAATATGGGGCCGAGCGCATGCTTAACGCGATGGACTTTAGCGCCACGATCCTGCGGCCAACCTACTTTATTGACAATGAGGCCATGATTAAGGATGTGGTCATGAATCACGGTGTTTATCCGATGCCGATCGGCGGGATTGGCCTGGCAATGGTCGACACCCGCGATATCGCTGAAGTGGCGGCCATTGAACTGATACGACGCGATCGGGCGAGCGAAAAACTGCCTGTCGAGACGATTAATCTTGTCGGCCCCGATACGCTGACCGGCGAGAGCGCCGCCGCCGTATGGAGCGAGGTGCTGGGCCGCGAGATTATCTACGGCGGAGATAACCCGGGTGCATTTGAAGCAAGCATGGCGGAATTTATGCCGAAATGGATGGCCTACGAAATGCGTCTGATGGCTGAGCGCTACGTCAGCCACGGCATGCTCCCGCAGGATGGCGACAGAGAGCGACTGGTCACGCTTCTTGGCCGCCCGCTGCATACTTACCGCGACGTCGTGACGGCACTTGCCGCGCAATAA
- a CDS encoding RidA family protein, whose protein sequence is MTIKRYGIEGGTGTGGQKLPFARAVEADGWLYISGQTPMREGEVVEGGIIEQTQLAFDNCLTIMREAGYRVEDVVHVTAVLTDARYFSSFNKVFREIFSDNPPARICSVQDLVVDCKVEVDMKCFRADRK, encoded by the coding sequence ATGACGATTAAGCGTTATGGCATTGAAGGCGGCACCGGTACGGGTGGGCAGAAACTGCCGTTCGCACGGGCAGTTGAGGCCGATGGCTGGCTGTATATCTCAGGCCAGACACCGATGCGCGAGGGCGAAGTGGTGGAAGGCGGTATCATCGAACAGACGCAACTGGCGTTCGATAACTGTCTCACCATCATGCGGGAAGCAGGGTATCGCGTGGAAGATGTTGTGCACGTTACGGCGGTATTAACCGACGCGCGCTATTTCAGTTCATTTAATAAAGTATTCAGAGAGATATTTAGTGATAATCCGCCAGCACGTATTTGTAGCGTGCAGGATTTAGTGGTCGACTGCAAAGTGGAAGTGGATATGAAATGTTTCCGCGCTGACCGCAAATAA
- a CDS encoding SDR family oxidoreductase, with protein sequence MSTVLITGCSSGFGLAAAKLFLQQGWEVIATMRTPDPTCLPASDKLTILPLDITSAQSINHVVKAAGAIDVLVNNAGFGAPVPVELTSLATAQQLMNTNVLGTLSLTQAFLPLMREKKAGVIINVSSSVTTRAMPLIGLYRASKAALNAWSESLAIEARPFGIRVHVVLPGRSPETKFGENARAYFAGIDDPAYGQMVQEFIQRVGDSNAPVTHADDVANAIFAVARDASAPLYTAAGEDAQMMLKEAQHRSPFSY encoded by the coding sequence ATGTCTACTGTACTGATTACCGGTTGCTCTTCAGGTTTTGGTCTTGCCGCAGCAAAACTTTTTTTACAGCAGGGCTGGGAAGTGATTGCCACCATGCGAACACCTGACCCAACCTGTTTGCCTGCAAGCGATAAACTGACGATCCTGCCGCTCGATATTACTTCCGCGCAGAGCATTAACCATGTCGTGAAAGCGGCGGGCGCGATTGATGTTCTGGTGAACAATGCGGGTTTTGGCGCACCTGTACCGGTCGAACTTACGTCGCTTGCCACCGCGCAGCAGTTAATGAACACCAATGTGCTGGGGACGCTGTCATTAACCCAGGCGTTTCTGCCGCTGATGAGAGAGAAAAAAGCAGGGGTGATCATTAACGTCTCTTCATCCGTAACGACCCGGGCGATGCCGCTGATTGGCCTTTATCGCGCCAGTAAAGCGGCGCTGAATGCATGGAGCGAGTCACTCGCCATTGAAGCCAGGCCTTTTGGTATTCGTGTTCACGTGGTGTTACCGGGGCGCTCCCCGGAAACGAAGTTTGGCGAGAATGCGCGCGCCTATTTTGCCGGCATCGATGATCCCGCCTATGGGCAAATGGTGCAGGAGTTTATCCAGCGTGTGGGCGATAGCAACGCGCCCGTGACGCATGCGGATGATGTCGCGAATGCCATTTTCGCGGTTGCGCGGGATGCCAGTGCGCCGCTCTATACTGCGGCGGGTGAAGATGCCCAAATGATGCTGAAAGAGGCACAGCATCGTTCCCCCTTCTCTTACTAA
- the mmuM gene encoding homocysteine S-methyltransferase — protein MPQSNSLTTLLEHHPFAVLDGALATELEARGCSLVDNLWSAKVLMENPQRIRDVHLDYFRAGAQIAITASYQATPAGFAARGLTEAQSKALIAQSVKLAKEASDIYRSENPNAGPLLVAGSVGPYGAYLADGSEYRGDYACSHEAFQAFHRPRIDALLNAGTDLLACETLPSFAEIVALADLLSEYPQAQAWFSFTLRDDKHLSDGTPLVQVVNALSGCPQIVALGINCIALSKTTAALKHLQSLSALPLVVYPNSGETYDAVTKAWHTHGGSCGSLAAYLPQWLAAGARIIGGCCRTTPQDIAALSEHR, from the coding sequence ATGCCGCAGAGTAACTCCCTGACCACGCTGCTTGAACATCATCCCTTTGCCGTGCTGGATGGTGCCCTGGCCACTGAGCTTGAAGCGCGCGGATGCAGCCTTGTCGATAATCTCTGGTCGGCCAAAGTGTTAATGGAAAATCCGCAGCGTATTCGGGACGTGCATCTGGATTACTTTCGGGCGGGCGCACAGATAGCCATTACCGCCAGTTACCAGGCCACACCCGCTGGTTTTGCGGCTCGCGGGCTGACTGAGGCGCAGTCGAAAGCGCTGATTGCACAGAGTGTGAAACTGGCAAAAGAGGCGAGTGACATTTATCGCTCAGAAAACCCCAATGCCGGTCCGCTGCTGGTGGCGGGCTCTGTTGGGCCATACGGTGCTTATCTGGCAGATGGCTCGGAGTATCGCGGCGACTACGCGTGCAGCCACGAGGCGTTTCAGGCATTTCATCGCCCGCGCATTGACGCATTGCTCAATGCCGGTACCGATCTGCTGGCCTGTGAAACGTTACCTTCTTTCGCCGAAATCGTCGCGCTGGCAGACCTGCTATCTGAATATCCGCAAGCGCAGGCGTGGTTCTCTTTTACCTTACGTGACGACAAGCATTTGAGCGACGGCACACCGCTGGTCCAGGTGGTAAATGCGCTGTCTGGTTGTCCCCAAATTGTTGCGCTGGGGATTAACTGTATTGCGCTGAGCAAAACCACTGCCGCCCTCAAACATCTGCAAAGCCTCAGTGCGCTGCCTCTGGTTGTCTATCCTAACTCTGGTGAAACCTATGATGCCGTTACCAAGGCGTGGCATACACACGGCGGGAGCTGCGGATCCTTAGCGGCATATTTGCCCCAGTGGTTAGCGGCGGGAGCGAGAATTATTGGCGGATGCTGCCGTACAACCCCGCAGGATATTGCCGCGCTGAGCGAACACCGTTAA
- a CDS encoding amino acid ABC transporter permease, whose product MSYQWLTLWRYADTFLDAAWLTLQVTLLAFILAVALGLLAALAKSSPLAPVRWLSHCYVEFIRNTPVLLQIFIIFFGLPSLGITMSAFTAGVLALGINVGAYLSETFRAGIQSVAKGQLEAAYILGIPRRQIFLSVVLPQAARAVWPAIINNLIQLLLGTSLLSAIALPELTGTATVINARTLLYIQTFSIVALVYLLLSNLFSWLGNMAGRRMFHPPLVTPVKKPGWRWAKKWLINPAKRENAL is encoded by the coding sequence ATGAGTTATCAATGGCTAACCCTGTGGCGCTACGCCGATACCTTTCTGGACGCTGCCTGGCTGACGCTACAGGTCACGCTGCTGGCGTTTATCCTGGCGGTGGCACTCGGGCTGCTGGCTGCGCTGGCAAAATCCTCGCCGCTGGCGCCAGTACGCTGGCTCAGCCACTGTTACGTCGAGTTCATCCGCAATACCCCGGTGCTGTTGCAAATTTTCATTATCTTTTTTGGTCTGCCGTCGTTGGGTATCACCATGAGCGCCTTTACCGCAGGCGTGCTGGCGCTGGGGATTAACGTGGGCGCTTATCTGTCGGAAACCTTCCGCGCCGGCATTCAGTCAGTCGCGAAGGGGCAGCTCGAAGCGGCGTATATCCTCGGGATCCCGCGCCGACAGATCTTCCTCAGCGTGGTGCTGCCGCAGGCGGCACGCGCGGTGTGGCCTGCCATTATCAATAACCTGATTCAGTTACTGCTCGGCACGTCGCTGCTCTCCGCCATCGCGTTGCCTGAACTGACCGGCACCGCAACGGTGATCAATGCGCGCACCCTGCTCTACATCCAGACCTTCAGTATTGTCGCGCTGGTCTATCTGCTGCTGAGCAATCTGTTCTCATGGCTTGGCAACATGGCAGGACGCCGGATGTTCCATCCGCCGCTGGTGACGCCGGTAAAAAAGCCCGGCTGGCGGTGGGCAAAAAAATGGCTGATTAATCCAGCGAAACGGGAGAATGCGCTATGA
- a CDS encoding GNAT family N-acetyltransferase: MLAELRVEAMRPSLEAINRFDPIRARERFLSTFTDKETFIICYQHEIVGFYVLRDFPTYLYLDHFYIKNQFQGKGVGKEVVQRIQQKARHPGKAIRLIALKASPANDFYRALGFMFERAEGVDNHYIWPCIDAE; the protein is encoded by the coding sequence ATGCTGGCTGAACTCCGCGTTGAAGCAATGCGCCCGAGTCTTGAGGCGATCAACAGATTCGATCCCATCAGAGCACGCGAACGCTTCCTTTCGACATTTACGGATAAAGAGACGTTCATCATCTGCTACCAGCATGAGATCGTGGGATTTTACGTGCTGCGGGATTTCCCGACGTACCTCTATCTGGATCACTTCTATATCAAAAATCAATTTCAGGGTAAGGGCGTGGGAAAAGAGGTGGTGCAGCGCATACAGCAAAAAGCCAGACATCCCGGGAAAGCTATCCGACTCATCGCGTTGAAAGCAAGCCCGGCGAATGATTTCTACCGCGCTCTAGGGTTCATGTTTGAGCGAGCTGAAGGCGTTGATAATCACTACATATGGCCATGTATTGACGCTGAATGA
- a CDS encoding NADP-dependent oxidoreductase, which translates to MKAIRYHAFGGPDELRVDEIPVPHAGPGEIRIAVHYAGVNPSDWKRREGQYQAFEDGVLPLTVGVEASGVVDEIGDGVSGVAIGDAVFGFGDGTVAEKAILSHWAVKPAAVSFAVAAGLPVMTDTASRALDEVNIKTGQTLLVSGAAGGVGTAIVQLACLRGITVIGSASSPKHGYLASLGAIPTTYGPGLQERITHLAPGGVDAAIDVAGSGVIPELISIVGHPARVLSVADLSAEQYGVKFSHGPPVHPELILANIARLCADGLFKLHIPGVYPLQQTADAHRVSAEGHVTGKLVIKVC; encoded by the coding sequence ATGAAGGCGATCCGTTATCACGCGTTCGGTGGGCCTGATGAATTACGCGTTGATGAAATTCCTGTTCCTCACGCCGGGCCTGGCGAGATTCGTATTGCGGTGCATTATGCCGGGGTGAATCCATCGGACTGGAAACGCAGAGAGGGCCAGTATCAGGCATTCGAAGATGGGGTGTTGCCACTCACGGTGGGCGTGGAGGCCAGCGGCGTTGTTGATGAGATTGGCGATGGCGTTTCCGGCGTTGCCATCGGCGATGCGGTATTCGGTTTTGGTGATGGCACCGTCGCGGAGAAAGCCATCCTCTCGCACTGGGCGGTCAAACCCGCTGCGGTATCTTTTGCGGTGGCAGCAGGCTTGCCCGTAATGACTGATACGGCCAGCCGGGCACTCGATGAAGTGAATATAAAAACGGGGCAGACGCTGCTGGTTAGCGGGGCGGCAGGCGGTGTAGGAACGGCTATCGTCCAGCTTGCCTGCCTGCGCGGCATAACCGTTATTGGTTCAGCAAGTTCCCCAAAACATGGCTATCTCGCCTCATTAGGCGCCATTCCGACCACGTACGGTCCCGGTTTACAGGAACGAATAACTCACTTAGCGCCGGGAGGTGTTGATGCGGCCATTGACGTTGCGGGTTCCGGGGTCATACCTGAATTAATTTCAATCGTGGGACATCCCGCTCGCGTGCTTTCCGTCGCGGATTTATCTGCAGAGCAGTATGGCGTGAAATTTTCCCACGGCCCGCCTGTACACCCGGAGCTGATCCTCGCAAATATTGCCCGTCTCTGTGCCGATGGCCTGTTTAAGCTTCATATTCCGGGCGTATACCCACTGCAACAGACTGCCGATGCACATCGGGTAAGTGCAGAAGGCCACGTGACCGGCAAACTCGTCATCAAGGTTTGCTGA
- a CDS encoding transporter substrate-binding domain-containing protein has translation MNATTSLKLSAAALAGALVLLAAAGCTPTEEKKEAGAAPQSALQTVLQRGTLRVGDCLSFAPFGFYDKDGNPDGYDVDLAKALAKEMGVKLEMVNTTSANRIPNLQTNKVDVVFCNFTRNLERAKEIGFTNPYVVASEAMLVRKNSGIQSAHDMAGKTIATVKGSTNGDEVRNLGIDVKIQEYDSSQAAILAVKQGQADAMIEDNNFLAYQAKLDPSLTVTNEALVPLEYNAFGVKLGDQVWTNYLNEFLFEINASGENAQLYEKWFGSKPRYPLNPQY, from the coding sequence ATGAATGCAACAACATCGCTGAAATTAAGTGCCGCAGCACTGGCCGGCGCGCTGGTTTTGCTGGCTGCCGCAGGCTGTACGCCAACCGAAGAGAAAAAAGAAGCGGGTGCAGCGCCGCAGTCTGCACTGCAAACCGTCCTGCAGCGCGGCACACTGCGCGTGGGCGACTGCCTGAGCTTTGCCCCGTTTGGTTTTTACGATAAAGACGGTAACCCGGATGGTTATGACGTCGATCTGGCCAAAGCGCTGGCGAAAGAGATGGGCGTCAAACTGGAGATGGTCAACACCACCAGCGCCAACCGCATTCCTAACCTGCAAACCAATAAAGTCGACGTGGTGTTCTGTAACTTCACCCGCAATCTGGAGCGCGCCAAAGAGATCGGTTTCACCAACCCATACGTCGTGGCGAGCGAAGCCATGCTGGTGCGTAAAAACAGCGGCATTCAGTCCGCGCATGACATGGCCGGAAAAACCATCGCCACGGTGAAAGGTTCCACCAACGGCGACGAAGTGCGCAATCTCGGCATCGACGTGAAAATTCAGGAGTACGACTCATCCCAGGCGGCGATTCTGGCGGTGAAGCAGGGACAGGCTGATGCGATGATCGAAGATAACAACTTCCTCGCCTATCAGGCGAAGCTCGATCCGTCGCTGACCGTGACCAACGAAGCGCTGGTGCCGCTGGAGTACAACGCCTTTGGCGTGAAACTGGGTGATCAGGTGTGGACCAACTATCTGAACGAATTCCTTTTTGAAATCAACGCCTCCGGCGAGAACGCGCAGCTGTATGAGAAATGGTTTGGCAGTAAACCGCGCTACCCGCTGAATCCGCAATACTGA
- a CDS encoding LysR family transcriptional regulator, with translation MDINALKDFHLIAASGGIGAASRASGKPKATLSRRLTDLEEALGVRLIERGGQRLHITEAGERLLSRTVGAIRDIDEAVESAREASATPAGWLRIAAPLLFSQLALGQLLAEFRRRYPRIYVEVISENRISDLVDEHFDVAIRINPHKNSTLVGRQFARDRLALVAVPALEMPLSDAQSTPAIPAIVMSTYSDGELWTIQGGELWTIQGGERRFAPQPVMRLSSLLTVRDAVLAGAGAAMLPQSIVSQQLEKGELVCWGEADTLTELWVLHTARRLQSPKVKAFVEFICEHYPTGWFSV, from the coding sequence ATGGATATTAATGCCCTTAAAGATTTCCACCTCATCGCGGCCTCGGGCGGGATCGGCGCGGCCAGTCGCGCCAGCGGAAAGCCCAAAGCAACCCTGTCACGCAGGCTGACGGATCTTGAAGAGGCGCTCGGTGTGCGTCTTATTGAACGCGGCGGGCAGAGGCTGCACATCACTGAGGCGGGTGAACGCCTTTTGTCACGCACCGTTGGCGCAATCCGTGACATTGATGAAGCGGTCGAATCCGCGCGGGAAGCGTCGGCAACTCCCGCGGGATGGCTGCGTATTGCGGCCCCGCTGCTCTTTTCGCAACTCGCTCTCGGGCAGCTTCTGGCTGAGTTTCGCCGCCGCTACCCTCGCATTTACGTTGAAGTGATTTCTGAAAATCGAATCAGCGATCTGGTGGATGAGCATTTTGATGTCGCGATCCGTATTAATCCGCACAAAAACAGCACGCTGGTTGGCAGACAGTTTGCCAGAGACAGACTGGCGCTGGTGGCGGTTCCCGCGCTTGAGATGCCGCTCAGCGATGCGCAAAGCACGCCTGCGATCCCGGCAATTGTGATGTCAACTTATTCGGACGGCGAGCTCTGGACCATTCAGGGCGGAGAGCTCTGGACCATTCAGGGCGGAGAGCGTCGTTTCGCGCCGCAACCGGTGATGCGCCTCTCTTCCCTGCTGACCGTGCGCGATGCCGTGCTGGCAGGTGCCGGCGCAGCGATGCTTCCGCAATCCATCGTCAGCCAGCAACTGGAAAAAGGTGAGCTGGTGTGCTGGGGAGAAGCCGATACATTGACTGAACTCTGGGTGCTGCACACCGCCCGTCGCCTTCAGAGCCCCAAAGTTAAGGCTTTTGTGGAGTTTATCTGCGAGCACTATCCCACCGGCTGGTTCTCTGTCTGA
- the mmuP gene encoding S-methylmethionine permease encodes MQTQQENGELKRTMKTRHLIMLSLGGVIGTGLFFNTGYIISTTGAAGTLLAYLIGALVVWLVMQCLGELSVAMPVTGAFHVYAARYIGPATGYTVAWLYWLTWTVALGSSFTAAGFCMQYWFPQVPVWIWSALFCAVIFCLNAISTRFFAEGEFWFSLVKVATILVFIILGCGVIFGFISLKDGSPSPGLSNLTREGWFPHGGLPILMTMVAVNFAFSGTELIGIAAGETENPHQAIPVAIRATIARLILFFIGTVFVLAALVPTNVAGVEKSPFVLVFEKIGIPYAADIFNFVILTAILSAANSGLYASGRMLWSLANEKTLPGCFARVNKNGVPLIALSVSMLGGLLALLSSVIAPDTVFVALSAISGFAVVAVWLSICAAHFVFRRRHLQSGKSSAALKYRAPWYPLVPVLGFVLCLLACIGLAFDADQRIALYCGLPFVAFCYGAYFLTRKTTLKEADYAAE; translated from the coding sequence ATGCAAACACAACAAGAAAATGGCGAGCTTAAGCGCACCATGAAAACCCGCCATTTGATTATGCTGTCATTGGGTGGCGTCATTGGCACAGGATTATTTTTTAATACCGGATACATCATCTCCACTACGGGGGCGGCAGGGACACTGCTGGCGTATTTGATTGGGGCGCTGGTCGTCTGGCTGGTGATGCAGTGCCTTGGCGAGCTTTCCGTGGCGATGCCGGTTACCGGCGCTTTTCATGTCTATGCGGCGCGCTATATCGGTCCGGCGACAGGGTATACCGTGGCATGGCTATACTGGCTTACCTGGACAGTTGCACTGGGTTCAAGCTTTACCGCCGCCGGATTTTGTATGCAGTACTGGTTTCCGCAGGTTCCAGTCTGGATATGGAGCGCCCTGTTTTGTGCGGTAATTTTTTGTCTTAACGCGATTTCAACCCGTTTCTTTGCCGAAGGGGAGTTCTGGTTTTCGCTGGTTAAAGTCGCGACCATTCTCGTCTTTATCATCCTGGGCTGCGGGGTGATTTTCGGGTTTATCTCCCTGAAGGATGGTTCACCGTCTCCGGGGCTTTCTAACCTCACCCGCGAAGGCTGGTTCCCGCACGGCGGTCTGCCCATTCTGATGACCATGGTGGCGGTCAATTTTGCTTTTTCCGGTACGGAGCTTATCGGTATCGCGGCGGGTGAAACAGAAAATCCGCACCAGGCTATCCCGGTTGCGATCCGCGCGACGATTGCCCGCTTGATCCTGTTTTTTATCGGCACCGTTTTTGTCCTTGCCGCGCTGGTTCCGACAAATGTGGCCGGGGTTGAGAAGAGCCCGTTTGTGCTGGTCTTTGAAAAAATCGGCATTCCGTATGCGGCAGATATTTTTAACTTTGTCATCCTGACCGCTATCCTTTCTGCGGCGAATTCCGGGCTCTACGCGTCGGGTCGTATGCTATGGTCGCTGGCAAACGAAAAAACGTTGCCGGGCTGTTTTGCCCGCGTCAACAAAAATGGCGTGCCGTTGATAGCACTTTCTGTCTCGATGCTTGGTGGTCTGCTGGCGCTGTTATCGAGTGTGATTGCCCCTGATACTGTCTTCGTTGCGCTCAGTGCCATTTCAGGCTTTGCCGTTGTCGCTGTCTGGCTCAGCATCTGCGCGGCCCACTTTGTCTTTCGTCGCCGCCACTTACAGTCGGGCAAGTCATCTGCGGCCTTGAAATACCGGGCACCCTGGTATCCGCTGGTGCCGGTACTTGGATTCGTGCTGTGTCTGCTGGCCTGCATCGGGCTGGCGTTCGATGCGGATCAGCGCATTGCGCTCTATTGTGGTCTGCCGTTTGTCGCCTTTTGCTACGGTGCCTATTTTCTCACCCGGAAAACAACCTTGAAGGAGGCTGACTATGCCGCAGAGTAA
- a CDS encoding AraC family transcriptional regulator — protein MSDPLTDIVALLNPRPSHSKLVEGRGQWRIVRESGGEAFYCAVLEGECLITVNGKGPTLLVAGDFILIPAAYVFENTNAGGAGSTDITTPTIISEGHVRIGATSGPADLIMTVGHCEFDTPDKQLIVSLLPNEILIKGQRRFATLLELLLDESRARRPGRDGVLMRLLQLLLVESLRSNDDLLKTAGILKGLQHEKIAVALHLIHEKPGVEWQIAQLARHAAMSRSAFFAAFSETVGMPPGQYLLFWRMSLAKKALISSKEKIEQIAFHVGYQSASAFNVAFTHYVGVPPGVFRRQKIPQMRSPALSKEQAFP, from the coding sequence ATGTCAGATCCGCTAACCGATATTGTTGCCCTGCTCAACCCCAGGCCATCGCATTCAAAACTCGTTGAAGGGCGCGGCCAGTGGCGTATTGTTCGGGAATCTGGCGGAGAGGCCTTTTACTGCGCCGTGCTGGAAGGCGAATGCCTGATCACTGTTAACGGCAAAGGTCCAACGTTGCTGGTTGCCGGTGATTTTATTCTGATACCCGCCGCGTACGTTTTCGAGAACACCAATGCGGGCGGAGCTGGCTCAACTGACATCACAACGCCAACGATTATCAGCGAAGGACATGTGCGGATTGGCGCAACCAGCGGACCCGCCGATCTGATCATGACTGTCGGCCACTGTGAATTCGATACGCCGGATAAGCAACTCATCGTCTCTTTGCTGCCAAATGAGATCCTGATTAAAGGGCAACGGCGTTTCGCCACCTTGCTTGAACTTCTGCTGGATGAAAGCCGGGCCCGGCGACCAGGGCGCGACGGGGTATTAATGCGGCTTTTACAACTGCTGCTGGTCGAGTCGTTACGCAGTAATGATGATCTGCTGAAAACAGCTGGCATCCTGAAAGGGCTGCAACATGAAAAGATCGCCGTCGCGCTGCATCTGATCCATGAAAAACCGGGTGTTGAGTGGCAAATTGCCCAGCTCGCCCGCCACGCCGCCATGTCCCGCTCGGCTTTTTTTGCCGCTTTCAGTGAGACAGTCGGGATGCCGCCGGGGCAATATCTTCTCTTCTGGCGCATGTCGTTAGCGAAAAAAGCGCTGATCAGCAGCAAAGAGAAAATTGAACAAATTGCCTTTCACGTCGGCTATCAGTCAGCGAGCGCCTTTAACGTGGCATTCACGCACTATGTGGGCGTTCCACCAGGCGTTTTCAGACGCCAGAAGATCCCGCAAATGCGTTCCCCGGCGTTAAGCAAGGAGCAGGCTTTTCCTTAA
- a CDS encoding dihydrofolate reductase family protein produces the protein MVTTHVFIAVSLDGYIARQDGDIEWLLQRDDPTEDHGYAAFIADKDWIVMGWGSYEKVLTFDEWPYDRPVLVLSRQLSDTPVPEKLKGKVQFSCRTPGEVLTDLAAHNAHRVYIDGGQVIQSFLREGLVADIVITTVPVLLGSGKPLFGALNGDIELTLLSSRSFPSGLVQSHYRLTS, from the coding sequence ATGGTCACCACACATGTTTTTATCGCGGTCAGTCTTGATGGTTATATCGCCCGACAGGATGGCGACATCGAGTGGTTGTTGCAGCGCGATGACCCGACAGAAGATCATGGCTATGCAGCATTTATCGCGGACAAAGATTGGATCGTTATGGGGTGGGGCAGCTATGAGAAGGTGCTGACCTTTGACGAATGGCCTTATGATCGACCCGTGCTGGTGCTCTCCCGACAGCTAAGCGATACTCCCGTGCCCGAGAAGCTGAAGGGCAAAGTGCAGTTCTCATGCCGCACGCCAGGGGAGGTGCTTACTGACCTGGCGGCGCATAACGCGCATCGCGTCTATATCGATGGCGGGCAGGTAATACAGTCGTTCCTGCGCGAAGGTCTGGTCGCCGATATCGTTATCACTACGGTTCCTGTCCTGCTCGGTTCGGGAAAACCGTTGTTCGGAGCCCTGAATGGGGATATAGAGTTGACTCTGTTATCAAGCCGCAGCTTCCCTTCGGGTCTGGTGCAGTCGCACTATCGGCTGACGTCATAA